In Altererythrobacter rubellus, the following are encoded in one genomic region:
- a CDS encoding hydantoinase B/oxoprolinase family protein has protein sequence MPAQIIETNDIPFEKIEIDPVTLDIIENALRNARIEMDATLVRTAMSPGIREQGDAFPLIADPSGKMIVGQFGSFIDGFLKGFDGTLEDGDMIFLSDPYSCDGAVSHSNDWLVLLPVFKDGRLIAFTAMFGHQSDIGGSVPGSMPIGASSIFEEGVRIPPVKIWKKGEYNEDLMKLVMHQTRKPDWCQADLNALIASCRVAAKRVVEMAERFGDDVYVSATQELLARNHRAMKALLSQAVAEKPVSFEDYICDDGKGFGPYKIKCTMWREGDKVILDFDGTDPQSAASINFLLNENMFKMFFGIYMIMVFDPQILFNDGFYDLIEVRIPEGSLLKPQFPAALSGRTHALGRIFDILGGLLGQGTPEFLNAAGFSSSPHLFYSGWDNRPASEGEWFQLFQIGFGGIPGRPLGDGPDGHSLWPGFTNVPNEFLEKYFPLRIERYSTEPDSGGAGLHRGGNGIHMTYRFLADGEIAVHDDRWFVPPWGVNGGHPGMRARKVLERADGTTEIVGNKVEDVPVKEGDLLHYITWGGGGWGDPLDRDPELVGLEIRQGLVTPEGAKHYGVVADENGVIDSAATEALRAEIKAKRGELPLFDYGPAIDDLRARCEEETGLPAPIQPVWSHTQIREAAE, from the coding sequence ATGCCAGCACAGATCATTGAAACCAATGACATCCCGTTCGAGAAGATCGAAATAGACCCGGTTACGCTCGACATTATCGAGAACGCCTTGCGCAATGCGCGGATCGAGATGGACGCCACGCTGGTACGCACCGCGATGAGCCCCGGTATTCGCGAACAGGGTGATGCCTTCCCCCTGATCGCTGACCCATCGGGCAAGATGATCGTCGGCCAGTTCGGCAGCTTCATCGATGGCTTCCTAAAGGGTTTCGACGGCACGCTGGAAGATGGTGACATGATCTTCCTGTCAGACCCTTATTCATGTGACGGTGCGGTCAGCCACTCGAATGACTGGCTGGTGCTGTTGCCGGTGTTCAAGGACGGGCGGCTGATCGCCTTTACAGCTATGTTCGGTCACCAGTCGGATATCGGCGGATCGGTACCCGGCTCTATGCCAATCGGTGCAAGCTCGATTTTCGAGGAAGGCGTGCGTATTCCACCGGTCAAGATCTGGAAGAAGGGCGAATATAATGAAGACCTGATGAAACTCGTCATGCACCAGACGCGCAAGCCCGACTGGTGTCAGGCAGATCTCAACGCGCTGATCGCCAGCTGCCGGGTGGCCGCCAAACGCGTGGTCGAAATGGCGGAGCGGTTTGGCGATGATGTCTATGTCTCGGCAACGCAGGAATTGCTGGCGCGCAACCACCGCGCGATGAAGGCCTTGTTGTCGCAAGCTGTCGCGGAAAAGCCGGTCAGTTTCGAAGACTATATCTGCGACGACGGCAAGGGATTTGGCCCGTACAAGATCAAATGCACCATGTGGCGCGAAGGCGACAAGGTCATTCTCGACTTCGACGGCACAGATCCGCAATCCGCCGCCTCGATCAACTTCCTGCTCAACGAGAACATGTTCAAGATGTTCTTCGGCATCTACATGATCATGGTCTTCGATCCGCAGATCCTGTTCAACGATGGCTTCTACGATCTGATCGAGGTTCGCATTCCCGAAGGATCCCTGCTGAAGCCGCAATTCCCGGCTGCATTGTCTGGCCGCACCCATGCGCTGGGCCGGATTTTTGACATTCTGGGCGGACTGCTGGGCCAAGGCACGCCGGAATTCCTCAACGCTGCAGGCTTCAGCTCATCGCCGCATCTGTTCTACTCCGGCTGGGACAACCGGCCAGCCAGCGAAGGTGAATGGTTCCAGCTGTTCCAGATCGGCTTTGGAGGCATCCCGGGCAGACCGCTGGGCGATGGGCCGGACGGGCATTCGCTGTGGCCGGGCTTTACCAATGTCCCTAACGAATTCCTGGAGAAGTACTTCCCGCTGCGGATCGAGCGATATTCAACCGAACCCGACAGCGGGGGCGCAGGCCTGCACCGCGGCGGCAATGGTATTCACATGACCTACCGCTTTTTGGCCGATGGCGAGATCGCTGTGCATGATGACCGTTGGTTCGTGCCCCCTTGGGGCGTCAATGGCGGGCATCCGGGCATGCGCGCCAGAAAAGTGCTCGAACGCGCGGATGGCACGACTGAAATCGTGGGCAACAAAGTGGAAGATGTGCCGGTGAAAGAGGGCGATCTCTTGCATTACATCACCTGGGGTGGTGGTGGCTGGGGCGACCCGCTGGATCGCGATCCAGAGCTGGTCGGGCTGGAAATTCGCCAAGGTCTCGTCACGCCCGAAGGCGCCAAGCACTATGGCGTAGTCGCGGACGAGAACGGCGTGATCGACAGCGCCGCAACAGAAGCTCTGCGCGCTGAGATCAAGGCCAAACGCGGCGAGCTGCCGCTGTTCGACTACGGTCCGGCAATCGATGATCTGCGCGCGCGATGCGAAGAGGAAACCGGCCTGCCCGCACCGATTCAGCCGGTCTGGAGCCACACTCAGATACGCGAGGCAGCCGAATAG
- a CDS encoding hydantoinase/oxoprolinase family protein — MTYRLGVDVGGTFTDLLLFDEESGKFWRHKTPSTPHDSSEGILNGVKAITAEAGVSASDIAYFLHGTTVATNAVLEGKGAKVGLVTTEGYRDIMQIARSFVPGGLAAWIVWPKPQPLAHLEDTVEVPERMSADGAVVRELDEEAVRAALHKLKGQGIEALTVSLINAYVNGAHEKRIGEIAEEVLPGIPVSLSHEVLPEMQEYERTLSTVANAAVRPVVSKYVSNLRNKLEDEGLEGKLSLLRSDGGLMSSHKAEEHPVNILMSGPAGGVTGAKWVGKNAGLSNILTLDVGGTSTDVALIEGLEARRVRTTEVGHLSVRASALDVKTVGAGGGSIAHVPELTKALRVGPESAGAVPGPVAYNKGGTLPTVTDANVVLGYLPEDLLGGSFKLDREGAKAAVQTIADALGIGLMEAARGIIDIVNENMFGALRMISVQQGYDPREFALMGFGGAGPLHVNAVAKLMGSWPAVSPVSPGVLCALGDATTQMRTETARSFSKLAKDTSIADLEAVLDEMAAQTRQELLADGVPEEQITTQFEVDIRYAGQAFEVPLTIDKAVLAADGIEGILARFDQEHLRLFTFNMDTPHEIVNLRAVALGEAPALPAAELPKGGDDPSAAKIRDHTLWMDGKEQAAVIYDRALLRQGNVIPGPAIITEMDSTTLVESGCIATVDAVGNILINPVQEG; from the coding sequence ATGACTTATCGTTTGGGCGTCGATGTAGGCGGAACATTCACCGATCTGCTGTTATTCGACGAAGAAAGCGGCAAATTCTGGCGGCACAAGACACCTTCGACACCGCACGATAGCTCTGAGGGGATCCTAAACGGGGTCAAGGCGATCACCGCCGAAGCAGGCGTATCTGCTAGCGACATTGCCTACTTCCTGCATGGAACCACTGTCGCGACCAATGCCGTGCTGGAAGGCAAGGGCGCGAAGGTGGGCCTGGTCACCACCGAGGGCTACCGCGACATCATGCAGATCGCGCGCAGCTTTGTGCCTGGCGGACTGGCGGCATGGATTGTGTGGCCCAAGCCGCAACCGCTCGCGCATCTGGAAGATACGGTCGAGGTGCCCGAACGCATGAGCGCGGATGGCGCGGTGGTTCGCGAGCTGGACGAGGAGGCAGTGCGTGCAGCGCTGCACAAGCTCAAGGGGCAGGGCATCGAAGCGCTGACCGTCAGCCTGATCAACGCTTACGTCAACGGTGCGCATGAAAAGCGCATCGGCGAGATCGCGGAAGAGGTGCTGCCCGGTATCCCTGTCTCGCTCAGCCATGAAGTGCTGCCCGAAATGCAGGAATATGAGCGCACACTGTCAACCGTGGCCAATGCGGCCGTGCGACCGGTGGTGAGCAAATATGTATCCAACCTGCGTAACAAGCTGGAAGACGAAGGGCTGGAAGGCAAACTCTCGCTGCTGCGCTCTGATGGCGGTTTGATGAGCAGCCACAAGGCGGAAGAACACCCGGTCAACATCCTGATGTCCGGCCCAGCCGGCGGTGTGACCGGTGCCAAATGGGTGGGCAAGAACGCGGGCCTTTCCAACATTCTGACGCTCGACGTCGGCGGCACATCGACGGACGTGGCGCTGATCGAAGGTTTGGAAGCACGCCGCGTGCGCACGACAGAGGTCGGCCACTTGTCTGTCCGTGCCTCCGCGCTCGATGTGAAAACAGTGGGCGCTGGCGGCGGCTCGATCGCGCACGTCCCTGAACTGACCAAGGCTTTGCGCGTTGGCCCGGAAAGCGCAGGCGCAGTGCCGGGCCCCGTCGCATACAACAAGGGTGGCACTCTGCCGACCGTCACCGACGCCAATGTCGTGCTCGGCTATCTGCCCGAGGATTTGCTGGGCGGTTCGTTCAAGCTTGACCGCGAAGGCGCGAAGGCAGCGGTACAGACCATTGCCGATGCGCTGGGCATCGGTTTGATGGAGGCCGCGCGCGGCATCATCGACATTGTGAACGAGAACATGTTCGGCGCGCTGCGCATGATCAGCGTTCAGCAAGGCTATGACCCGCGCGAATTCGCGCTGATGGGCTTTGGCGGTGCTGGCCCGTTACACGTGAACGCCGTTGCCAAGCTGATGGGTAGCTGGCCTGCCGTGTCCCCTGTTTCGCCGGGAGTGCTATGCGCACTGGGCGATGCGACCACGCAAATGCGCACCGAAACCGCGCGCAGCTTCTCAAAACTCGCCAAGGACACCAGCATCGCTGACCTTGAGGCGGTGCTAGATGAAATGGCGGCTCAAACGCGCCAGGAATTGCTGGCTGACGGTGTGCCCGAGGAACAGATCACGACGCAATTCGAAGTCGACATCCGCTATGCCGGTCAAGCCTTCGAAGTGCCGCTGACAATCGACAAGGCCGTGCTTGCAGCGGATGGGATCGAAGGCATTCTGGCCCGATTCGACCAGGAGCATTTGCGGCTTTTCACATTCAACATGGATACCCCGCACGAAATTGTGAACCTGCGCGCGGTGGCTCTAGGTGAAGCGCCGGCTCTACCCGCCGCCGAACTGCCCAAAGGCGGTGACGATCCTTCGGCTGCGAAGATACGCGATCACACGCTGTGGATGGATGGCAAGGAACAAGCTGCAGTGATCTACGACCGCGCTCTGCTTCGCCAGGGCAATGTGATCCCCGGCCCCGCGATCATCACAGAAATGGACTCAACCACGCTGGTCGAAAGCGGCTGCATTGCCACAGTCGATGCCGTCGGCAACATCCTTATCAATCCCGTGCAGGAGGGCTGA
- a CDS encoding hydroxymethylglutaryl-CoA lyase → MTHNAIELVEVGPRDGLQNEPDIISTRSKLELIERMLGFGARRLEVASFVHPARVPQMADAEDVIAGLPDRADATYIGLALNKRGVMRGIATREGGKRGIDQIGCVLVASDTFGQKNQGQTIAEGIAENRDMIRFAKAEGIRAQITISAAFGCPFEGEVKPETVLQIAEEMAAEAPEEIALADTIGVGTPAQVSDLFGKLRELLGGKIPMRAHFHNTRGTGIANAWAAYQAGVLIFDASLGGLGGCPFAPKATGNIATEDLIYMMEHSGIDSGVDLEAAITTNHWFAEKLGRQLPSMVARAA, encoded by the coding sequence ATGACGCACAATGCGATTGAATTGGTCGAAGTCGGTCCGCGCGACGGGCTTCAAAACGAACCGGACATCATCTCGACGCGAAGCAAGCTCGAGTTGATCGAGCGCATGCTTGGTTTCGGCGCGCGTCGGCTTGAGGTCGCGAGCTTCGTGCACCCGGCGCGCGTGCCGCAAATGGCCGATGCGGAAGATGTGATTGCCGGCCTGCCTGATCGCGCCGATGCAACCTACATCGGGCTGGCCCTGAACAAACGCGGCGTGATGCGCGGGATCGCAACCCGCGAAGGCGGCAAAAGGGGGATCGACCAGATCGGCTGTGTACTGGTGGCCAGCGACACCTTCGGCCAGAAAAACCAGGGGCAAACCATCGCAGAAGGGATCGCGGAGAACCGCGACATGATCCGCTTCGCCAAGGCAGAGGGAATACGCGCGCAGATCACGATCAGCGCAGCGTTCGGCTGTCCATTCGAAGGTGAAGTAAAGCCGGAAACAGTGCTGCAGATCGCCGAAGAGATGGCCGCTGAAGCCCCGGAAGAGATTGCGCTGGCCGACACAATCGGAGTGGGCACGCCAGCACAGGTGAGCGATCTGTTCGGCAAGCTTCGCGAATTGCTCGGCGGAAAAATCCCGATGCGGGCGCATTTTCACAACACCCGTGGCACTGGTATCGCCAATGCTTGGGCGGCCTATCAAGCGGGCGTGCTTATCTTCGACGCATCGCTGGGCGGCCTTGGCGGATGCCCGTTTGCCCCCAAGGCGACCGGAAATATCGCTACCGAGGACCTGATTTACATGATGGAGCATTCAGGGATCGACAGCGGCGTCGATCTGGAGGCAGCCATTACAACCAACCACTGGTTCGCTGAAAAGCTGGGCCGGCAATTGCCATCCATGGTCGCACGCGCGGCCTGA
- a CDS encoding GntR family transcriptional regulator, producing the protein MSRASDTAYDKIRGHLLSGEVSPGEQLTEERLAEITGVSRTPVRDAVRRLESEMLLVRNESKRIFVADWSRDDIDEMFTLRQMLEGHAAERAAQRITQEQIDHLEEVNRELHEAVELAEPDVASFLNANRIFHEIITDAAQSPRLKQVLAMLVETPVVLRTARNYSINDLQQSARDHDELISAFRAADASWARAVMGSHLRRAFHTFADATEAAE; encoded by the coding sequence ATGAGCCGCGCCTCCGACACAGCCTATGACAAGATCCGCGGCCATTTGCTGAGCGGCGAAGTTTCGCCCGGAGAGCAGCTGACCGAAGAAAGGCTTGCAGAGATAACAGGTGTCAGCCGCACACCGGTGCGCGACGCAGTGCGGCGCCTGGAGAGCGAGATGCTGCTGGTGCGCAATGAATCAAAACGCATCTTTGTTGCCGACTGGAGCCGCGACGACATCGACGAGATGTTCACGCTGCGCCAAATGCTGGAAGGGCATGCTGCCGAGCGCGCCGCACAGCGCATCACACAGGAGCAGATCGACCATCTGGAGGAAGTCAATCGCGAGCTCCACGAAGCGGTCGAATTGGCAGAACCTGATGTCGCAAGCTTCCTCAATGCGAACCGCATTTTTCACGAGATCATCACCGATGCGGCGCAGTCACCGCGCCTGAAACAGGTTCTGGCGATGCTGGTCGAAACGCCCGTGGTGCTGCGAACTGCGCGCAATTACTCGATCAATGATCTGCAGCAGTCGGCGCGCGACCACGACGAGCTCATCTCGGCCTTTCGCGCCGCCGATGCCAGCTGGGCGCGTGCGGTGATGGGCAGCCATTTGCGCCGTGCCTTCCACACATTTGCCGATGCTACCGAGGCCGCGGAATGA
- a CDS encoding TonB-dependent receptor: MRNFKVTLASGIALGALVTANPTIAQDFGDSAEAAEESNAIIVTARRQSETLAEVPTAITVFTADALQKTGIQKADEFVQLTPGVTIVTGTAEAGDTQINIRGINGARDAESSVALVVDGILKTNTAQLNQDQGTLRQIEILKGPQGALYGRNAAAGAVVIQTLKPSNLMEGGVRVSAAEDTSYSASGYVSTPLGEGVGLVVSGSYSTTDGFYRDNFQNANTVDSQEIWSVDGRLVAEIAPGTELDVKARYSDLTGNAINFNAAFHLPNFAGVNPAFFEDVNDHPFNYYSNIASFNEQQSFEVSAKIEHEFESVTLTAWALYSDVDQILGADGTSADFARFIPFPAPTQTAADVAGQCFATTAALTGYPVNQPGFIGQTPVPFIFDPAAGSTFGPYSPTTCDGTQLQLREQTDVSAEIRLASNDIGPLQWQVGAYYLNISRETGVSLGADLGNGISRDLYNAPGTGNPTTQLFNDDFSTDVYALFAAVDYEVSDRFEIGFAGRYDIEDRRVDNLVPTIDDPITGGPINPGQAFGPIPDQSRKFKQFQPKISLRYALSDDINAYANWGVGFKSGGFNNQGSAAIVDQAFNQFIGTDVLIEDIFRKETSSAFELGVKGNVADGRITFDLAGYHTTVDDMQFFEFFVGGFGLLRVVSNIDEVEIYGAEANLTFEIIDGWDLFGSVNVTESEIKENASRPVTVGNKSPYTADYTINLGTQVDKPLNNSLDLVMRADYRITGPTWFHTVQENTSPTLFSGLLPISALALPAFVGDADYSITEREAFGVLDLRFGLEGENWNITAFADNLLNREYLNEVIPAIEFGGSFNSPGGLRRFGVEVGYEF; this comes from the coding sequence ATGAGGAACTTCAAGGTCACACTCGCATCAGGCATCGCTCTCGGCGCACTGGTCACTGCAAACCCAACCATTGCGCAAGACTTCGGGGATAGCGCGGAAGCAGCCGAGGAAAGCAATGCCATCATTGTTACGGCGCGCCGGCAGTCTGAAACGCTGGCTGAAGTTCCGACGGCCATCACAGTTTTTACCGCTGATGCGCTGCAGAAGACGGGGATCCAGAAGGCCGATGAATTTGTACAGCTAACCCCAGGCGTAACGATTGTGACTGGCACAGCCGAAGCAGGCGATACGCAGATCAACATTCGCGGCATCAACGGTGCGCGCGATGCGGAAAGTTCTGTTGCGCTGGTGGTGGACGGTATCCTCAAAACCAATACCGCACAGCTTAACCAGGATCAGGGCACGCTACGTCAGATCGAAATCCTCAAAGGTCCGCAGGGCGCGCTTTATGGCCGCAATGCTGCAGCCGGTGCGGTTGTCATTCAGACATTGAAGCCTAGCAACCTCATGGAAGGCGGCGTCCGCGTTAGCGCAGCTGAAGACACTAGCTATTCGGCCAGCGGTTATGTCTCGACACCGCTTGGTGAAGGCGTGGGCCTGGTTGTTTCCGGCAGCTATTCTACAACTGACGGTTTCTATCGCGACAATTTCCAAAACGCCAACACCGTGGACTCTCAAGAGATCTGGTCGGTCGACGGACGCCTTGTTGCGGAAATCGCCCCTGGAACGGAATTGGACGTAAAGGCGCGCTATTCTGACCTTACCGGCAACGCGATCAATTTTAACGCTGCATTCCACTTGCCCAATTTCGCCGGTGTGAACCCCGCCTTCTTTGAAGATGTGAACGACCACCCGTTCAACTATTATTCGAATATCGCGTCGTTCAACGAGCAGCAGTCATTCGAAGTGTCGGCCAAGATCGAGCACGAGTTTGAAAGCGTCACCCTGACCGCCTGGGCGCTTTACAGCGATGTTGATCAGATCCTTGGCGCGGACGGTACATCAGCAGATTTCGCGCGCTTCATCCCGTTCCCCGCGCCAACGCAGACCGCAGCAGATGTGGCGGGACAGTGTTTTGCCACGACTGCGGCACTTACTGGCTACCCGGTCAATCAGCCGGGCTTCATCGGGCAGACACCCGTGCCGTTCATTTTCGATCCGGCTGCGGGCTCAACCTTCGGCCCGTATAGCCCGACGACATGCGACGGCACGCAGTTGCAGCTGCGCGAGCAGACCGATGTCAGCGCGGAAATCCGCCTGGCATCGAACGATATCGGTCCGCTACAGTGGCAGGTCGGCGCTTATTATCTCAACATCAGCCGTGAGACCGGCGTCAGCCTGGGCGCGGATCTGGGCAATGGGATCAGCCGTGATTTGTACAATGCACCGGGTACCGGAAACCCGACCACCCAGCTGTTCAATGATGATTTCTCAACTGATGTCTACGCACTGTTTGCTGCGGTTGATTACGAAGTAAGCGACCGGTTCGAAATCGGATTTGCTGGCCGTTATGACATCGAAGACCGCCGGGTCGACAATCTTGTTCCGACGATCGATGATCCGATCACCGGCGGACCGATCAATCCGGGGCAAGCCTTTGGCCCGATCCCTGACCAGTCGCGCAAGTTCAAGCAATTTCAGCCCAAGATCTCGCTGCGCTATGCCTTGAGCGACGATATCAATGCATATGCTAACTGGGGTGTAGGCTTTAAGTCAGGCGGTTTCAACAACCAGGGTTCGGCCGCGATTGTCGACCAGGCGTTCAACCAGTTCATCGGCACCGATGTACTGATCGAAGATATCTTCCGCAAGGAAACCTCCAGCGCATTCGAGCTTGGTGTAAAGGGCAATGTTGCCGATGGCCGCATCACCTTTGACCTCGCGGGGTATCATACCACGGTCGATGACATGCAGTTCTTCGAATTCTTCGTGGGCGGGTTCGGCTTGCTGCGCGTGGTGTCGAACATCGATGAGGTCGAGATCTACGGCGCGGAAGCAAACCTCACTTTCGAGATTATCGATGGCTGGGATTTGTTCGGTTCGGTCAATGTGACAGAGAGCGAGATCAAGGAAAACGCCTCGCGCCCTGTTACGGTTGGCAATAAGTCGCCCTATACCGCTGATTACACCATCAACCTCGGTACGCAGGTCGATAAGCCGCTGAATAACAGCCTCGATCTGGTCATGCGCGCAGACTATCGCATCACTGGCCCGACCTGGTTCCACACTGTGCAGGAAAACACATCGCCAACACTGTTCAGCGGACTTTTGCCTATCTCCGCGCTCGCGCTGCCGGCTTTCGTCGGTGACGCGGATTACTCCATCACAGAGCGGGAAGCATTTGGGGTGCTTGATCTCCGGTTCGGTTTGGAAGGCGAGAATTGGAACATCACCGCATTTGCCGACAATTTGCTCAACCGCGAATATCTCAACGAAGTTATTCCGGCGATCGAATTTGGCGGATCGTTCAATTCGCCCGGCGGCCTGCGCCGGTTCGGAGTTGAGGTGGGATACGAATTCTGA
- the folK gene encoding 2-amino-4-hydroxy-6-hydroxymethyldihydropteridine diphosphokinase produces the protein MAKPSHLYLIALGSNVRTVSNGAPKRVLENAIEVLEDLGLLFHAVAPIIATEPIGPSQRKFANGAAVIETHREPEELLQLLKATEQIFGRKSHGQRWRARVLDLDIVLWEGGIWESHSLIIPHPEFRNRDFVLRPASAIADDWRDPITNLSLAQLYARLTKPRPAPR, from the coding sequence ATGGCGAAGCCCTCTCACCTCTATCTGATCGCACTTGGTTCCAATGTCCGGACTGTCTCCAACGGTGCGCCAAAACGGGTTCTGGAAAATGCGATCGAAGTCTTGGAAGACCTCGGACTGCTATTCCACGCGGTTGCACCCATCATTGCAACTGAGCCCATTGGACCTTCACAGCGCAAATTCGCCAATGGCGCAGCTGTTATCGAGACACACCGCGAGCCCGAAGAGCTGCTGCAATTGCTGAAGGCCACAGAGCAAATCTTTGGCCGCAAATCGCATGGTCAGCGTTGGCGTGCGCGTGTGCTCGACCTGGATATTGTGCTTTGGGAGGGCGGAATCTGGGAGAGCCACTCGCTGATCATTCCGCATCCCGAATTCCGAAACCGCGACTTCGTTTTGCGACCAGCAAGCGCCATTGCGGACGATTGGCGCGACCCGATCACAAATTTGTCGCTCGCACAGCTATATGCACGCTTGACCAAGCCGCGCCCTGCCCCTAGGTGA
- a CDS encoding M20/M25/M40 family metallo-hydrolase produces the protein MKAMYSTGAALLLASAAAQPVQAHDGHVQDLTTEQQIAINIYQDIIAFRTARGHQQVPAMVSYLTAWLKGEGFADEDVMVTNYDSDGEPTQGLVVRYRGDGSSGKKPLVLLAHMDVVDALPEDWERPPFKLIIEDDYFFGRGTLDNKYGVMNLTQTFLRLKREGWTPNRDLYLVFSGDEETGMISTRAQAKWVAENVDPEFVLNSDAGGLALADDYTPMAMRVQAAEKTFATWELTITNPGGHSSRPRSDNAIYELADALTRVRDHKFPVRATALTRSYFAALGQSVPGDLGAAMRTFADEPENSEAIAMLQSNPETVGTVGTTCIATMLRAGHAENALPQSATATVNCRIFPGVGAAATEAKLKEVVGNDNVAFNLITDVTESPESQLRDDVRAALATSLLARFGKEIPIIPYMESGGTDGMHYRTLGYDAVAISGAGSRPQDMFAHGLNERMYVDAFLNGLDHWVIMLKELAGD, from the coding sequence ATGAAGGCAATGTATTCGACTGGAGCGGCTCTGCTGCTCGCATCTGCTGCGGCGCAGCCTGTGCAAGCACACGATGGCCATGTTCAGGATCTGACGACCGAGCAACAGATTGCGATCAATATCTACCAAGACATTATCGCATTCCGCACGGCGCGTGGTCACCAACAGGTACCAGCCATGGTCAGCTATCTGACTGCGTGGCTTAAAGGCGAAGGCTTTGCCGATGAAGATGTAATGGTCACCAACTATGATAGCGATGGCGAGCCGACGCAGGGCTTGGTTGTGCGCTATCGCGGTGACGGGTCGTCCGGCAAGAAACCGCTCGTTTTGCTAGCGCATATGGATGTGGTCGATGCGCTGCCAGAGGATTGGGAGCGCCCACCGTTCAAGCTGATCATTGAAGATGACTATTTCTTTGGGCGCGGCACGCTGGACAACAAATATGGTGTGATGAACCTGACGCAGACTTTCTTGCGGCTGAAGCGCGAAGGCTGGACGCCAAATCGCGATCTTTACCTCGTGTTCTCCGGAGACGAAGAAACAGGGATGATCTCTACCCGTGCGCAGGCGAAATGGGTGGCAGAAAATGTCGATCCGGAGTTTGTGCTGAATAGCGACGCTGGCGGACTGGCGCTGGCTGACGATTACACGCCGATGGCTATGCGCGTGCAGGCCGCGGAGAAGACGTTTGCCACATGGGAGCTGACTATCACTAATCCGGGCGGACACTCGTCGCGCCCCCGCAGCGACAATGCGATCTATGAACTGGCTGATGCGTTGACGCGGGTCCGCGACCATAAATTCCCGGTTCGCGCAACCGCACTAACCCGCAGCTATTTTGCAGCCTTGGGGCAAAGCGTGCCGGGTGATCTGGGCGCAGCGATGCGTACTTTCGCTGACGAACCTGAAAATTCAGAGGCTATTGCCATGCTGCAATCCAATCCGGAGACTGTAGGCACGGTCGGAACGACTTGCATTGCGACTATGCTTCGCGCCGGACATGCCGAAAACGCCTTGCCGCAAAGCGCGACCGCGACCGTGAATTGCCGCATTTTCCCGGGCGTTGGTGCGGCTGCAACCGAAGCGAAGCTGAAAGAAGTCGTCGGTAATGACAATGTCGCCTTCAACCTGATCACGGATGTGACGGAAAGCCCTGAATCGCAATTGCGCGATGATGTGCGCGCGGCATTGGCGACCAGCCTGTTGGCTCGCTTCGGCAAGGAAATTCCGATCATTCCCTACATGGAATCCGGCGGGACTGATGGCATGCACTATCGCACGCTTGGATATGACGCTGTGGCGATCAGCGGTGCGGGCTCACGTCCGCAGGATATGTTTGCTCACGGCTTGAACGAGCGGATGTATGTGGACGCGTTCCTCAACGGCCTCGATCATTGGGTGATCATGTTGAAAGAACTCGCCGGAGACTGA
- the aguB gene encoding N-carbamoylputrescine amidase: protein MREITVAALQLSLGSEDEQENITAVSELVEQATARGAQIILPPELFSGPYFCKTEDEALFALARPTLEHPSVIAMRKLAAKLKVAIPTSFFERDGHHYYNTLAMIGPDGDVMGTYRKSHIPDGPGYEEKFYFRPGNDGFKVWDVCGAKIGVGICWDQWYPECARVMALKGAELLFYPTAIGSEPYDADLDTSRMWQRAMQGHSVSNCMPVIAANRIGEEQGQAFYGHSLITNEWGDKVCEFDKDESGVLVATLDLDQAATHRAGMGFFRDRRPQLYGRISEDI from the coding sequence ATGAGAGAAATCACGGTTGCCGCCCTTCAACTCTCGCTGGGCAGCGAGGACGAACAGGAAAACATCACCGCTGTCAGCGAGCTGGTGGAGCAAGCCACCGCGCGCGGGGCGCAAATCATTTTGCCACCTGAGCTGTTTTCGGGCCCCTATTTCTGCAAGACCGAAGATGAAGCGCTGTTCGCCCTCGCGCGGCCAACGCTGGAGCACCCTTCGGTCATTGCCATGCGCAAGCTTGCCGCGAAGCTGAAGGTAGCGATCCCGACCAGTTTCTTTGAGCGTGACGGTCATCACTATTACAACACGCTCGCGATGATCGGCCCGGACGGCGATGTGATGGGCACTTACCGCAAGAGCCACATCCCTGACGGTCCAGGCTATGAAGAGAAGTTCTACTTCCGTCCGGGTAATGACGGGTTCAAGGTGTGGGACGTGTGCGGTGCGAAGATCGGCGTCGGCATATGCTGGGATCAATGGTACCCCGAATGCGCGCGGGTTATGGCTCTCAAAGGCGCAGAATTGCTGTTCTACCCCACCGCGATCGGGTCAGAGCCGTATGACGCCGATCTTGATACCAGCCGTATGTGGCAGCGCGCGATGCAGGGGCATTCGGTGTCTAACTGCATGCCGGTGATCGCCGCCAACCGGATTGGCGAAGAGCAAGGGCAGGCCTTCTACGGGCACAGCCTCATCACCAATGAATGGGGCGATAAGGTGTGCGAATTTGACAAGGACGAATCAGGCGTGCTCGTGGCCACGCTCGATCTTGATCAAGCCGCAACGCACCGCGCGGGCATGGGGTTTTTCCGCGATCGCCGTCCTCAGCTCTACGGCCGTATCAGCGAAGACATCTGA